In Paludibaculum fermentans, the genomic stretch TGTGTGGATGCTGGCGTTCATGCTGATGCGGATCCGGCTCACCCTGCGGCGGCCGGATGCAACTGCTTCCTATAGCGAATTCCAGCTGCTGCTTCAGGCCAATGTGGTGGGGACTGCCTGTGGTTGGGGCGCGTTCTTCGGCCTGGCCGTGTACTCCTACCCGGTGGGGTCGTGGAACTCCAACTTTGCGTTGCTGATGATGCTGGGCATCGGCTCCGGTTCCATTGCGACGCTCATCTCACACTATGATCTGCTGCGGCTGAATCTGGTGGCTTACTCGCTGCCCGTGATTCTGATGCTGGTGCTCGATTCCGGACAGCGCGGCATTGTGCTGGCCTGCGGAATTCTCGCTTACAGCCTCTTCATGATCTGGCAGGGCCGCAATCTGAACCGGTGCTATTGGGCTGGCTTGCACGATCATGCACTTCTGAAAGTGAAGGTCCAGGAACTGGAGCAGGCGCGGCTGGAGGCGGAACGGGCGAACCGGGCCAAGAGCGAGTTTCTGGCGAACATGAGCCATGAGCTGCGGACGCCGATGAACGGCATCCTCGGCATGACGGGGCTGACTCTGGATACCGAACTGACGGCCGACCAGCGCGACTATCTGGAGATGGTGCAGACTTCAGGGAATGCGCTGCTGCGGCTGCTGAACGAAGTGCTGGATCTTTCGAGGATTGAAGCGGGGCACCTCGAACTCTTCGAGGATGCGTTCGAGCTGCCTGTCCTGGTGGATGAGGTCCGGCGGATGTTCGCGGTGCAGGCGCACCAGCGCGGCCTCGAGTTCCACTTCAAGATCGGGCCTGACGTGCCGCGCATGCTCATCGGCGATGCGGGGCGGCTGCGCCAGGTGCTGATCAACCTGATCGGGAATGCCCTAAAGTTCACAGCCCAGGGCGGGATCTTCGTTGATGTCGTGATGACGGATGCGGACGGGCAAACTGCCGCCGACGCCCTGACGGTTGAGTTTTCCGTAAGGGACACCGGCCTGGGG encodes the following:
- a CDS encoding ATP-binding protein gives rise to the protein MELRADQDLAHRSRVSSVAQVFCVALLGLGGDYYRDLPVSFSLLAVWMLAFMLMRIRLTLRRPDATASYSEFQLLLQANVVGTACGWGAFFGLAVYSYPVGSWNSNFALLMMLGIGSGSIATLISHYDLLRLNLVAYSLPVILMLVLDSGQRGIVLACGILAYSLFMIWQGRNLNRCYWAGLHDHALLKVKVQELEQARLEAERANRAKSEFLANMSHELRTPMNGILGMTGLTLDTELTADQRDYLEMVQTSGNALLRLLNEVLDLSRIEAGHLELFEDAFELPVLVDEVRRMFAVQAHQRGLEFHFKIGPDVPRMLIGDAGRLRQVLINLIGNALKFTAQGGIFVDVVMTDADGQTAADALTVEFSVRDTGLGIPLEMQDAVFRSFVQVDGSLRRQHGGAGLGLAICSKLVELMGGTITLDSTPQTGSTFRFSAKLRRVASGAAEASVQMPISA